The proteins below are encoded in one region of Micromonospora sp. DSM 45708:
- a CDS encoding IucA/IucC family protein, whose translation MNPIASVDHLTPETWATANRLLVRKALAEFAHERLITPEPAGDGWWTVRGDDGTVEYRFAAEVLALDHWQVDAASITRHRDGRELPPDAVDLCLELRGALGLTDAVLPVYLEEITSTLAGTAYKLGRPAVTAAELAAADFQTVETGMTEGHPCFVANNGRLGFGVHEHHRYAPEAAAPLRLLWLAAHRDHTTFTSADDLDYDTLVRAELGAETLARFAATLTGLGLDPADYLLIPVHPWQWWHRLAVTFAGEVAERRLVCLGEGPDDHLAQQSVRTFFNVTDPTKHYVKTALSVLNMGFLRGLSAAYMAATPAINDWLAALIAGDPVFARAGLTILRERAAIGYRHRQYEAATAPGSPYRKMLAALWRESPVPGLAPGRRLATMASLLHADREGRPLAGALIATSGLTPARWLRRYLDAYLVPLLHSLYAYDLAFMPHGENVILVLHDGAVERVVFKDIAEEIVVMDPDADLPERVRRVRARVPDEEKILAIFTDVFDCFLRHLSATLHTAGVLDQDDFWRTVAECATGYAETVPHLAERMRRHDLFAPEFPLSCLNRLQLRNNQQMVDLTDPSAALQFAGPLTNPIARFAG comes from the coding sequence GTGAACCCGATCGCATCCGTCGACCACCTGACCCCCGAGACGTGGGCGACCGCCAACCGGTTGCTGGTCCGCAAGGCGCTCGCCGAGTTCGCCCACGAGCGCCTGATCACCCCCGAGCCGGCCGGCGACGGGTGGTGGACCGTGCGCGGCGACGACGGCACGGTGGAGTACCGGTTCGCCGCCGAGGTGCTCGCGCTGGACCACTGGCAGGTCGACGCCGCCAGCATCACCCGGCACCGCGACGGCCGGGAGCTGCCACCCGACGCGGTCGACCTCTGCCTGGAGCTGCGCGGCGCGCTCGGGCTCACCGACGCGGTCCTGCCGGTCTACCTGGAGGAGATCACCTCCACGCTCGCGGGCACCGCGTACAAGCTGGGCCGACCGGCGGTCACCGCCGCCGAGCTGGCCGCCGCCGACTTCCAGACCGTCGAGACCGGCATGACCGAGGGACACCCGTGCTTCGTGGCCAACAACGGGCGGCTCGGCTTCGGCGTCCACGAGCATCACCGGTACGCCCCGGAGGCCGCCGCCCCCCTCCGGCTGCTCTGGCTCGCCGCGCACCGCGACCACACCACGTTCACCAGCGCCGACGACCTGGACTACGACACGCTGGTCCGGGCCGAGCTGGGCGCGGAGACGCTCGCCCGGTTCGCCGCCACGCTGACCGGGCTCGGCCTCGACCCGGCCGACTACCTGCTCATCCCGGTGCACCCGTGGCAGTGGTGGCACCGGCTCGCCGTCACGTTCGCCGGTGAGGTGGCCGAGCGTCGGCTGGTCTGCCTCGGCGAAGGGCCGGACGACCACCTGGCCCAGCAGTCCGTCCGGACCTTCTTCAACGTCACCGACCCGACGAAGCACTACGTGAAGACCGCGCTGTCGGTGCTGAACATGGGCTTCCTGCGCGGGCTCTCGGCCGCGTACATGGCGGCGACGCCGGCCATCAACGACTGGCTGGCCGCGCTGATCGCCGGCGATCCGGTGTTCGCCCGCGCCGGGCTGACCATCCTGCGGGAGCGGGCCGCGATCGGCTACCGGCACCGGCAGTACGAGGCGGCGACCGCGCCCGGGTCGCCGTACCGGAAGATGCTGGCCGCGCTCTGGCGGGAGAGCCCGGTGCCCGGCCTGGCCCCGGGCCGTCGGCTGGCCACCATGGCGTCGCTGCTGCACGCCGACCGGGAGGGCCGCCCGCTGGCCGGCGCGCTGATCGCGACCTCCGGGCTGACGCCGGCGCGGTGGCTGCGCCGCTACCTGGACGCCTACCTGGTGCCGCTGCTGCACAGCCTCTACGCCTACGACCTGGCGTTCATGCCGCACGGCGAGAACGTCATCCTGGTGCTGCACGACGGCGCGGTGGAGCGGGTGGTGTTCAAGGACATCGCCGAGGAGATCGTGGTCATGGACCCGGACGCCGACCTGCCGGAGCGGGTCCGCCGGGTGCGGGCGAGGGTCCCCGACGAGGAGAAGATCCTGGCCATCTTCACCGACGTGTTCGACTGCTTCCTGCGACACCTGAGCGCCACCCTGCACACCGCGGGCGTGCTGGACCAGGACGACTTCTGGCGCACGGTCGCCGAGTGTGCCACCGGGTACGCCGAGACGGTGCCGCACCTGGCCGAGCGGATGCGGCGGCACGACCTGTTCGCGCCGGAGTTCCCGCTGTCCTGCCTCAACCGGCTCCAGCTCCGGAACAACCAGCAGATGGTGGACCTGACCGACCCGTCCGCCGCGCTCCAGTTCGCCGGCCCGCTGACCAACCCGATCGCCCGCTTCGCTGGGTAG
- a CDS encoding ABC transporter ATP-binding protein — MLRLDDAGRAFGRRAIFSGLDLEVAPGTRLLLTGGNGAGKTTLLRCLAGVLTLSRGRAAVAGHPAGSAAARRLVGVALAPEQTLCGGLSAHANLMLVARMRLPTRRAAEAVARVEEEFAITGYARESANRCSAGMRARVSVARALLGDPPVVLLDEPGRSLDAQARALFWAALDRRPESTVVLASHLPEDRSHCDRSLAMPVHR; from the coding sequence ATGCTGCGACTGGACGACGCCGGGCGCGCCTTCGGACGGCGCGCGATCTTCTCGGGCCTCGATCTGGAGGTCGCGCCCGGCACCCGGCTGCTGCTCACCGGCGGCAACGGCGCGGGCAAGACCACGCTGCTGCGCTGCCTGGCCGGCGTCCTCACGCTGAGCCGTGGCCGGGCCGCCGTCGCCGGCCACCCGGCCGGCTCCGCCGCCGCCCGCCGCCTGGTCGGCGTCGCGCTCGCCCCGGAGCAGACGCTCTGCGGCGGGCTCTCCGCGCACGCCAACCTGATGCTGGTGGCCCGGATGCGCCTGCCCACCCGCCGGGCCGCCGAGGCGGTCGCCCGGGTCGAGGAGGAGTTCGCCATCACCGGGTACGCCCGGGAGTCGGCGAACCGCTGCTCGGCCGGCATGCGGGCCCGGGTCAGCGTCGCCCGCGCCCTGCTCGGCGACCCGCCGGTGGTCCTGCTGGACGAGCCCGGCCGCTCCCTCGACGCACAGGCGCGGGCGCTGTTCTGGGCCGCGCTGGACCGCCGCCCGGAGTCGACGGTCGTGCTCGCCTCCCACCTGCCCGAGGACCGGTCCCACTGCGACCGTTCCCTGGCCATGCCGGTCCACCGCTGA
- a CDS encoding lysine N(6)-hydroxylase/L-ornithine N(5)-oxygenase family protein, whose product MSTYDFIAVGLGPYNLGLACLTAPIDDLDGLFLEARDGVDWHPGMLLESARLQTPFLADLVTLADPTSPYSFLSYLKEIGRLYPFYIRESFFPLRAEYSAYCRWAAGKLANLRFRHTVTRVEYDGTDDRYVVHADTPDGPVTHRARHLVLGTGTPPHLPPACQGLGGDLIHNSRYREHRAALRAKRSITIVGSGQSAAEIYHDLLGDIDTYGYQLTWVTRSPRFFPLEYTKLTLEMTSPDYVDYFHALPEETRYRLEAAQKPLFKGVNADLINDIYDTLYAKSLTGPAPTRLLTNTELVDAAYADGRYRLGLRHTEQDRAFTLDTDGLVLATGYRHRVPEFLAPVRDRLRFDTHGRLDVARNYSVDRTGRGVFLQNGGTHTHSITSPDLGMGAYRNSWIIRELTGREHYPIEKAIAFQEFGVPA is encoded by the coding sequence ATGTCGACGTACGACTTCATCGCTGTCGGGCTGGGCCCGTACAACCTCGGTCTGGCCTGTCTCACCGCGCCGATCGACGACCTGGACGGGCTGTTCCTGGAGGCCCGCGACGGCGTCGACTGGCATCCCGGGATGCTGCTCGAATCGGCCCGGTTGCAGACGCCGTTCCTGGCCGACCTGGTCACGCTCGCGGACCCGACCTCGCCGTACTCGTTCCTGAGCTATCTCAAGGAGATCGGCCGGCTCTACCCGTTCTACATCCGGGAGAGCTTCTTCCCGCTGCGCGCCGAGTACAGCGCCTACTGCCGCTGGGCCGCCGGCAAGCTGGCGAACCTGCGCTTCCGGCACACCGTCACCCGGGTCGAGTACGACGGGACCGACGACCGCTACGTGGTGCACGCCGACACGCCGGACGGACCGGTCACCCACCGCGCCCGGCACCTGGTGCTGGGCACCGGCACCCCGCCGCACCTGCCGCCGGCGTGCCAGGGCCTGGGCGGCGACCTGATCCACAACTCGCGCTACCGGGAGCACCGGGCGGCGCTGCGGGCCAAACGCAGCATCACTATCGTCGGCAGCGGCCAGAGCGCCGCCGAGATCTACCACGACCTGCTCGGCGACATCGACACGTACGGCTACCAGCTCACCTGGGTGACCCGCTCGCCGCGGTTCTTCCCCCTGGAATACACGAAGCTGACGCTGGAGATGACGTCACCGGACTACGTGGACTACTTCCACGCGCTGCCGGAGGAGACCCGCTACCGGCTGGAGGCCGCGCAGAAGCCGCTGTTCAAGGGCGTCAACGCCGACCTGATCAACGACATCTACGACACGCTCTACGCCAAGAGCCTGACCGGCCCGGCCCCGACCCGGCTGCTCACCAACACCGAACTGGTCGACGCCGCGTACGCCGACGGGCGTTACCGGCTCGGGCTGCGCCACACCGAGCAGGACCGCGCGTTCACCCTGGACACCGACGGTCTGGTGCTGGCCACCGGCTACCGCCACCGGGTGCCGGAGTTCCTCGCGCCGGTGCGCGACCGGCTCCGCTTCGACACGCACGGCCGCCTCGACGTGGCCCGCAACTACAGCGTCGACCGCACCGGCCGGGGCGTGTTCCTCCAGAACGGCGGCACCCACACGCACAGCATCACGTCACCCGACCTGGGCATGGGCGCGTACCGCAACTCGTGGATCATCCGGGAGCTGACCGGCCGGGAGCACTACCCGATCGAGAAGGCCATCGCGTTCCAGGAGTTCGGGGTGCCGGCATGA
- a CDS encoding GNAT family N-acetyltransferase, whose product MSVFTRIDARLGLFALRPLDPDADAPLLHRWVTHPKAAFWLMGDADVAAVAREYRRIAAHPHHDAYLGSWRGRPAFLAERYDPARVELVGLYQPEPGDVGMHFLCAPTDTPAHGFTRAVITTVLAWLFADPATRRVVVEPDVRNHAVHALNAAVGFTVVGEIRKPEKDALLSVVTRDQFRDATEGDQPA is encoded by the coding sequence ATGAGCGTGTTCACGCGGATCGACGCGCGGCTCGGCCTGTTCGCGCTGCGCCCGCTGGACCCGGACGCCGACGCGCCGCTGCTGCACCGCTGGGTCACCCACCCGAAGGCGGCGTTCTGGCTGATGGGCGACGCCGACGTGGCCGCCGTGGCGCGGGAGTACCGGCGGATCGCCGCCCACCCGCACCACGACGCGTACCTCGGGTCCTGGCGTGGCCGGCCCGCGTTCCTGGCCGAACGGTACGACCCGGCCCGGGTGGAGCTGGTCGGCCTCTACCAGCCGGAGCCCGGCGACGTCGGCATGCACTTCCTCTGCGCGCCCACCGACACGCCCGCGCACGGCTTCACCCGCGCCGTCATCACCACGGTTCTGGCGTGGCTCTTCGCCGACCCGGCCACCCGCCGGGTGGTGGTGGAGCCGGACGTCCGCAACCACGCCGTGCACGCGCTCAACGCCGCCGTCGGCTTCACCGTCGTCGGCGAGATCCGCAAGCCGGAGAAGGACGCGCTGCTCAGCGTCGTCACCCGGGACCAGTTCCGCGACGCCACCGAAGGAGACCAGCCGGCGTGA
- a CDS encoding pyridoxal phosphate-dependent decarboxylase family protein, producing MSSTVGAARAHLFHDGTVERYRDVLARGVDRVARRVAEVDRPGTGVRPEALASLVGGIDLDRPLGDTDAALDELHDVWLRDAVWFHHPRYLAHLNCPVVIPALLGEAVLSAVNSSLDTWDQSAGATLMERRLIDWTAGRIGLGATADGVFTSGGTQSNLQAMLLAREEAYRREVGSVAPRPARPEVLARLRIITSAAGHFSVQKAAKLLGLAADAVLTVPTDAGRRMRTDELARTIDRCRRDGQVVMAVVATAGTTDFGTIDPLPEIADICTAAGVWLHVDAAYGCGLLVSPTRRHLLDGIERAASVTVDYHKSFFQPVSSSALLVRDGRTLRHATWHADYLNPARAAEQGIPNQVDKSLQTTRRFDAGKLWLTLRIMGPDAIGALFDRVVDLAADAWRHLDADPRFEVAAPAQLSTVVFRYVPPGAPPHLVDEANLHAREALAASGAALVAGTKVDGAHWLKLTLLNPETTVDDVVAVRDLIAEHAAWYARTAATLSPVG from the coding sequence ATGAGTTCGACCGTCGGCGCAGCGCGCGCCCACCTGTTCCACGACGGCACCGTCGAGCGGTACCGGGACGTGCTGGCCCGCGGCGTCGACCGGGTCGCCCGCCGGGTCGCCGAAGTGGACCGGCCGGGCACCGGCGTCCGGCCGGAGGCGCTGGCGTCACTGGTCGGCGGCATCGACCTGGACCGGCCGCTGGGCGACACCGACGCCGCCCTGGACGAACTGCACGACGTGTGGCTGCGTGACGCGGTCTGGTTCCACCACCCGCGCTACCTCGCGCACCTGAACTGCCCGGTGGTCATCCCGGCGCTGCTCGGCGAGGCGGTGCTCAGCGCCGTCAACTCCTCGTTGGACACCTGGGACCAGAGCGCCGGCGCGACGCTGATGGAACGCCGCCTGATCGACTGGACGGCCGGACGGATCGGCCTCGGCGCCACCGCCGACGGCGTGTTCACCAGCGGCGGCACCCAGTCCAATCTCCAGGCGATGCTGCTGGCCCGGGAGGAGGCGTACCGGCGGGAGGTGGGCTCGGTCGCCCCCCGGCCGGCCCGGCCGGAGGTGCTGGCCCGGCTGCGCATCATCACCTCGGCGGCCGGTCACTTCAGCGTGCAGAAGGCCGCCAAGCTGCTCGGCCTCGCCGCCGACGCGGTGCTCACCGTGCCCACCGACGCCGGCCGCCGGATGCGCACCGACGAACTGGCCCGCACCATCGACCGCTGCCGGCGCGACGGGCAGGTGGTGATGGCGGTCGTCGCCACCGCCGGCACCACCGACTTCGGCACCATCGACCCGCTGCCGGAGATCGCCGACATCTGCACCGCCGCCGGCGTCTGGCTGCACGTGGACGCCGCGTACGGCTGCGGGTTGCTGGTCTCCCCCACCCGCCGGCACCTGCTCGACGGCATCGAGCGGGCCGCCTCGGTGACCGTCGACTACCACAAGTCGTTCTTCCAGCCGGTCAGCTCCAGCGCGCTGCTGGTGCGCGACGGCCGGACGCTGCGGCACGCCACCTGGCACGCCGACTACCTCAACCCGGCCCGCGCGGCCGAGCAGGGCATCCCGAACCAGGTCGACAAGAGCCTTCAGACCACCCGGCGCTTCGACGCGGGCAAGCTGTGGCTGACGCTGCGCATCATGGGGCCGGACGCGATCGGCGCGCTGTTCGACCGCGTCGTCGACCTGGCCGCCGACGCCTGGCGGCACCTCGACGCCGATCCCCGCTTCGAGGTGGCGGCCCCCGCCCAGTTGAGCACCGTGGTCTTCCGGTACGTGCCGCCCGGCGCGCCGCCGCACCTGGTGGACGAGGCGAACCTGCACGCCCGCGAGGCGCTCGCCGCCTCCGGCGCGGCGCTGGTCGCCGGCACGAAGGTCGACGGGGCGCACTGGCTGAAGCTGACGCTGCTCAACCCGGAAACCACCGTGGACGACGTGGTCGCGGTGCGCGACCTGATCGCCGAGCACGCCGCCTGGTACGCCCGCACCGCGGCCACGCTGTCCCCGGTCGGCTGA
- a CDS encoding GNAT family N-acetyltransferase → MTIPLEHAPDLGELALAPVRPDRHAELLHGWVTLPRNRFWGMGAHTCDEVRAVYAFLDGLDTHHAYLIMLDGEPVGLFQTYRPEADPVGERYPVRPGDVGMHLLLNPPRRYARGLTSAVVPALIRFLLRDPAARRVVVEPDVRNEAALRRLRTEGFAFADEIDMPEKRAQLAFLTRERFESGAHISDSRVR, encoded by the coding sequence ATGACGATTCCCCTGGAGCACGCCCCCGACCTCGGTGAGCTGGCGTTGGCGCCCGTGCGGCCCGACCGGCACGCCGAGCTGCTGCACGGCTGGGTCACGCTGCCCCGCAACCGGTTCTGGGGCATGGGCGCGCACACGTGCGACGAGGTGCGCGCGGTCTACGCCTTCCTGGACGGGCTGGACACCCACCACGCGTACCTGATCATGCTGGACGGCGAGCCGGTCGGGCTGTTCCAGACCTACCGGCCGGAGGCGGACCCGGTGGGGGAGCGCTACCCGGTCCGGCCCGGCGACGTGGGCATGCACCTGCTGCTCAACCCGCCCCGGCGCTACGCGCGCGGCCTCACCTCGGCCGTCGTCCCGGCGCTGATCCGGTTCCTGCTGCGCGACCCGGCCGCCCGGCGGGTGGTGGTCGAGCCGGACGTGCGTAACGAGGCCGCGCTGCGTCGACTGCGGACGGAGGGCTTCGCGTTCGCCGACGAGATCGACATGCCGGAGAAGCGCGCCCAGTTGGCGTTCCTCACGCGGGAGCGGTTCGAGTCCGGCGCTCACATTTCCGATAGCCGCGTTCGGTAG